The Streptomyces sp. RKND-216 genomic sequence GGACGCGACTACTCCGTGGCGGTGCATGTCTCGACCCCGGCCCAGGACCTAGCCTGCGGGTGACGCACACCACTTCCTCCTGAGGAGACCGCTATGACCACGATGACCGATCCGCACGGCGGCACCGCTCTCCCGCAGGAGCGCCGCCTGGTGACCGCCGTGCCCGGGCCCAAGTCGCAGGAGCTGATGGCCCGCAAGCAGGCGACCGTGGCGGACGGCGTCGGCACCGTGATGCCGGTGTTCGCCAAGCGTGCGGGCGGCGGCGTGCTGGAGGACGTCGACGGCAACTCCTTCATCGACTTCGGCTCGGGCATCGCGGTCACCTCGGTCGGCAACAGCGCTGCCGAGGTGGTGCGCAGGGCGACGGCTCAGCTGGAGGCGTTCACCCACACCTGCGTGATGGTGACGCCGTACGAGCCGTACGTGGAGGTGTGCGAGCAGCTCGCGGAGCTGACGCCGGGCGACCACGCCAAGAAGTCCGCGCTCTTCAACTCGGGCGCCGAGGCGGTGGAGAACGCGGTCAAGATCGCCCGGGTTTACACCAAGCGGCACGCGGTCGTCGTCTTCGAGCACGGCTACCACGGCCGCACGAACCTCACGATGGCGCTGACCTCGAAGAACATGCCGTACAAGCACGGCTTCGGCCCGTTCGCACCGGAGGTCTACCGGGTGCCGGTGGCGTACCCGTTCCGCTGGCTGACCGGCCCGGAGAACTGCGCCGAGGAGGCCGCGGCGCAGGCCATCAGCCAGATCGAGAAGCAGGTCGGCGCCGAGAACGTCGCGGCGGTCATCATCGAACCGCTGCTGGGCGAGGGCGGGTTCATCGAGCCGGCGAAGGGCTTCCTGCCCCGCATCGAGCGGTTCGCGAAGGACAACGGCATCGTGTTCGTCGCGGACGAGATCCAGTCCGGCTTCTGCCGCACCGGCCACTGGTTCGCCTGCGAGGACGAGGGCGTGGTGCCCGACCTGATCACCACCGCGAAGGGCATCGCGGGCGGCCTGCCACTCGCGGCCGTGACCGGCCGTGCCGAGATCATGGACGCCGCACACGCGGGCGGCCTGGGCGGCACCTACGGCGGCAACCCGGTGGCCTGCGCCGCCGCGCTCGGCTCGATCCACACC encodes the following:
- the gabT gene encoding 4-aminobutyrate--2-oxoglutarate transaminase, encoding MTDPHGGTALPQERRLVTAVPGPKSQELMARKQATVADGVGTVMPVFAKRAGGGVLEDVDGNSFIDFGSGIAVTSVGNSAAEVVRRATAQLEAFTHTCVMVTPYEPYVEVCEQLAELTPGDHAKKSALFNSGAEAVENAVKIARVYTKRHAVVVFEHGYHGRTNLTMALTSKNMPYKHGFGPFAPEVYRVPVAYPFRWLTGPENCAEEAAAQAISQIEKQVGAENVAAVIIEPLLGEGGFIEPAKGFLPRIERFAKDNGIVFVADEIQSGFCRTGHWFACEDEGVVPDLITTAKGIAGGLPLAAVTGRAEIMDAAHAGGLGGTYGGNPVACAAALGSIHTMREMDLASRARRIEDVMKPRLQKLAEQHGVIGEVRGRGAMLAIELVQPGTKDPNPEATAALAKACHQEGLLVLTTGTYGNVMRFLPPLVIGEDLLNEGLDILEGALASL